The Spirosoma foliorum genome has a window encoding:
- a CDS encoding TonB-dependent receptor gives MNLTKYLLLAFLTTTSTYVFAQRFTLRGSVNDELGKPLPSVTAYLKNTKSSTITDSTGRFLISKVAPGKHRLIISHLGFSPFEKEVEVRQNILLEPIVLVSTTKELEEVAVRTEKQTKVQETKPITISSIQIKDVVAQNVLLTDVVDRLSGVRIRRSSSLGDASDISINGIRGTAVRVYINGLPMEFVYPRFDISTLPIGNVKRIDVYKGVLPVEVGTDAMGGGINLITEQKTYNALRASYNVGSFNTHLADFSLGLANSKNYFVTISGAYNHSDNNYKMNALIFEKNKVEQIRRFHDKYQMFFGGITVGAHSKPWADELALTLNLSGGYKEIMNGARVTNTAIGEAIYHAKNLLSTLKYEKAFLNEKVQFSTVANYSREHINYVDTTRNVYSWSGAIVGRRSYPGEYSYGYSDTYTDSWVNRSTVSLTLSTSHKLLVSNLYAKQKIVGENHLEQPTNDYLRIPQYLTKNIAGLQYEGRFAKLTFTSAIKRFDYNLDGAENLTFKLINKKGGFWGWNAGLKYDIAPGLFIRTSFEKGYLIPQFNQFVGNGADILRNTDLIPESSDNLNLGVTIDRLVSPTFRISSAVNGFYRNQRDVIFLGNSVFRRYENADEVRTIGVEGDVILTYKNAFSLKTNVTFMRKTFSKVQGVENQFLVGAAFPNNPNFFANSEFSWQKSNLFNRNDQFRAYLFYNYIATFNYIQVGKDNSPSKTPTAYVPVQNRVDAGVSYKLTKSGLTTSLNVLNIFNAELFDNFLVPRAGTSFNVKVIYEIANF, from the coding sequence ATGAATTTGACGAAATATCTACTACTGGCATTCTTGACTACAACCTCAACCTATGTATTTGCCCAGCGTTTCACGCTCCGAGGTTCGGTTAACGATGAGCTTGGTAAGCCGTTGCCTTCCGTAACGGCTTATTTGAAAAATACAAAATCGTCAACGATCACCGACAGCACAGGGCGATTCCTGATTTCTAAAGTTGCGCCGGGAAAACATCGTCTGATCATTAGCCATCTTGGTTTTAGCCCGTTCGAAAAAGAGGTGGAGGTTCGTCAGAATATCCTGCTTGAACCAATCGTGCTTGTGAGTACAACCAAGGAGTTGGAAGAGGTTGCTGTACGGACCGAAAAGCAGACGAAGGTTCAGGAAACTAAGCCCATTACCATCAGCAGTATTCAGATCAAGGATGTTGTGGCGCAGAATGTTCTCCTGACCGATGTTGTAGATCGTTTATCGGGCGTACGGATTCGGCGGTCGAGTTCGCTGGGTGACGCATCCGACATTTCCATCAATGGTATTCGGGGAACAGCTGTCAGGGTGTATATCAATGGGTTACCGATGGAATTTGTTTATCCACGGTTCGATATTTCAACGCTTCCCATCGGGAATGTAAAGCGGATTGATGTGTACAAAGGTGTGTTGCCTGTGGAGGTGGGGACCGATGCTATGGGGGGCGGCATTAACCTGATCACGGAACAGAAAACCTATAACGCGCTTCGGGCTTCCTACAACGTTGGCTCGTTCAACACGCACCTGGCCGATTTTTCGCTGGGGCTGGCAAATTCCAAGAACTACTTTGTCACGATTTCGGGCGCGTACAACCATTCAGACAATAATTACAAGATGAATGCGCTGATTTTCGAGAAAAATAAAGTAGAACAAATTCGGCGCTTTCACGACAAATACCAGATGTTTTTCGGCGGCATAACCGTAGGGGCACATAGTAAACCCTGGGCCGATGAACTAGCGCTAACCCTCAATCTATCAGGCGGCTACAAAGAAATCATGAACGGTGCCCGCGTAACCAATACGGCTATTGGCGAGGCCATTTATCATGCCAAAAATCTCTTGTCGACGCTGAAATACGAGAAGGCATTCCTAAACGAAAAGGTGCAGTTTAGTACCGTTGCCAACTATAGCCGCGAGCATATCAATTATGTTGATACCACCCGAAATGTATACAGTTGGAGTGGCGCGATTGTAGGTCGAAGAAGCTATCCGGGCGAGTACAGCTACGGCTATTCCGATACCTATACCGACAGTTGGGTGAATCGCAGCACGGTATCATTAACCTTATCGACAAGCCATAAACTACTGGTTTCCAACCTATATGCCAAGCAAAAAATTGTGGGCGAAAACCACCTTGAGCAACCTACCAACGATTACCTACGGATACCCCAGTATCTGACCAAAAACATTGCAGGGCTGCAATATGAAGGGCGCTTTGCCAAACTCACGTTCACCTCGGCCATAAAACGGTTTGACTATAATCTGGATGGAGCGGAAAACCTCACGTTCAAACTCATCAACAAAAAGGGTGGATTCTGGGGCTGGAACGCCGGATTAAAGTATGACATAGCCCCAGGTCTATTCATACGAACATCGTTCGAAAAAGGCTACCTCATTCCTCAGTTTAATCAATTTGTGGGTAATGGAGCCGACATTCTGCGCAATACCGATCTGATTCCCGAAAGCAGTGACAACCTGAATCTGGGCGTAACGATCGATCGGCTGGTTTCGCCAACCTTCCGGATTTCCAGTGCCGTTAATGGGTTTTACCGAAATCAGCGGGATGTCATCTTCCTGGGAAACTCGGTTTTCAGACGCTACGAAAATGCGGATGAAGTGCGTACGATTGGGGTTGAAGGTGATGTTATCCTGACTTATAAAAACGCCTTCTCGCTCAAAACGAACGTCACGTTCATGCGGAAGACATTCTCCAAAGTGCAGGGCGTAGAGAACCAGTTTTTGGTGGGAGCCGCCTTCCCAAATAACCCGAACTTCTTCGCTAATAGTGAGTTTTCGTGGCAAAAAAGCAACCTGTTCAACAGAAACGATCAGTTCCGGGCCTATCTGTTTTACAATTACATCGCCACCTTCAACTACATACAGGTAGGCAAAGACAACAGCCCCAGCAAGACGCCCACCGCCTATGTTCCCGTGCAGAATCGGGTCGATGCAGGCGTCTCCTACAAGCTGACCAAGAGCGGCTTAACGACATCACTCAACGTCCTGAATATTTTCAATGCCGAACTGTTCGACAACTTTTTAGTGCCTCGCGCAGGAACCAGTTTCAACGTTAAAGTCATCTATGAAATCGCCAATTTCTAA
- a CDS encoding PepSY-associated TM helix domain-containing protein, translated as MKLNGLGNRAYNIMFHTHTVSGIVISVALYIIFFAGAFTLFKDEFYQWENPSARIPVVKSIDYQSVIQQIKRLYPNFEETKEIRFSPPNEEEPLLSVFGTLAKPKGKSEFVGLLYNPVSRKIQRNYPYITTTGETLYRLHFLDQLPYAGRWIAGFVALFFLFASVTGVLIHWRNIVTKFYGFSLKGARKQFWTNAHTVFGLIGLPFQLMYAVTGAFYLLTLLILIPAVMVLYGGDQQKIYALIRPNEAIKLDEKAPVTTGNKSINEVLTRIEADYPGYEVSFLEIGNLNRVDALVSARITDKKSFTGDGIVSVYMKDGKKAVEVIPGHKKYVESVIDGIARVHFAQFGGLLLKGIYFILALFTCFVIISGVLLWKEARNKKNYTDKQKRFHHRVTMIYLAICLGLFPAVPLLFIAELAIPGQSVAHSSQVNTVFFLSWLLLAVAGLFMKTEARQTRFFLLSGGILSVLVPVTNGIQTNDWIWNTLNEGQQYVLGTDLYWLFTGLGALVIYGSILRNRTTAQTEKSLQAEDQVSIG; from the coding sequence ATGAAACTAAACGGATTAGGAAACCGGGCCTACAACATCATGTTCCATACCCACACGGTGTCGGGTATCGTGATTAGTGTGGCCTTATACATCATTTTCTTTGCCGGAGCGTTTACGCTTTTTAAGGATGAGTTCTACCAGTGGGAAAACCCATCTGCCCGCATTCCGGTGGTGAAAAGTATTGATTACCAGAGTGTAATTCAGCAAATTAAGAGGCTCTATCCCAATTTTGAGGAGACAAAAGAAATCAGATTCAGCCCGCCCAACGAGGAAGAACCATTGCTGTCTGTTTTCGGAACGCTGGCAAAGCCAAAGGGGAAATCGGAGTTCGTCGGGTTGCTGTACAACCCGGTTTCTCGAAAGATCCAGCGCAATTATCCATACATAACCACAACGGGCGAGACGCTCTATCGGCTGCATTTTCTGGATCAATTGCCGTATGCCGGGCGTTGGATTGCTGGTTTTGTTGCGTTGTTTTTCCTCTTTGCCAGCGTTACGGGTGTGCTCATTCACTGGCGGAATATAGTGACCAAGTTCTACGGCTTTTCGTTGAAAGGCGCCAGGAAGCAATTCTGGACAAATGCCCACACCGTTTTTGGTTTGATCGGGCTACCGTTTCAACTCATGTATGCCGTTACGGGTGCTTTTTATCTGCTCACCCTACTGATTCTGATCCCAGCAGTGATGGTGCTGTACGGGGGCGATCAACAGAAAATTTATGCACTTATTCGGCCCAACGAAGCGATTAAACTGGATGAAAAAGCACCTGTAACTACTGGTAATAAGTCGATTAATGAGGTTTTGACGCGTATCGAGGCCGACTATCCTGGTTATGAAGTTTCGTTTCTGGAGATTGGTAATCTTAACCGGGTAGATGCGCTGGTGTCGGCCCGGATTACGGATAAAAAGTCGTTCACTGGTGATGGAATTGTTTCCGTTTATATGAAAGACGGTAAGAAAGCGGTGGAGGTAATTCCGGGCCATAAGAAATACGTCGAATCGGTTATTGATGGCATTGCCCGTGTGCACTTTGCTCAATTTGGGGGGCTACTGCTGAAAGGCATCTATTTTATCCTTGCCTTATTCACCTGCTTCGTGATCATCAGTGGCGTTTTGCTCTGGAAAGAAGCCCGAAACAAGAAAAACTATACCGACAAGCAAAAGCGGTTTCACCATCGGGTAACCATGATCTATCTGGCCATTTGCCTGGGCTTGTTTCCGGCGGTTCCGCTGCTGTTTATTGCCGAACTGGCGATTCCGGGTCAGAGCGTTGCACATTCCTCTCAGGTAAACACTGTCTTCTTCTTGTCGTGGCTGCTCCTTGCCGTTGCCGGATTATTTATGAAAACGGAAGCTCGACAAACCCGTTTCTTCTTGTTGTCGGGTGGTATACTTTCTGTGCTGGTGCCGGTTACGAATGGGATTCAAACCAACGATTGGATTTGGAACACGCTAAACGAAGGACAGCAATATGTGTTGGGAACAGACCTGTATTGGCTGTTTACGGGGCTTGGCGCACTCGTAATTTATGGGTCTATCCTCAGAAATCGGACAACGGCACAAACAGAAAAGTCGCTTCAAGCAGAGGATCAGGTGAGTATAGGTTAA
- a CDS encoding Gfo/Idh/MocA family protein produces MQANRRKFIKSLSAASALVATESLAKPFGFPAYIPNLMKVSPNDKIRFATIGMGIQGNYDTMAALRNPDVELVAVADLYTGRLEHAKTAFGKDKDLFTTRDHREILARPDIDAVLVVTPDHWHDHITIAALKAGKHVYCEKPMVQHLNEGKAVIDAWKKSGKTMQVGSQRISSAAFQEAKRLVEAGDIGAINYIESNNDRFNAIGAWNYSVPPDASPQTVDWDRFLGDAPKRPFDANRFFRWRNYRDYGTGVAGDLFIHLITGVHFVTNALGPTRIFSSGNLAYWKEGRDVPDVMTSLMDYPKTDKHEAFQMVLRVNFANAGKISNVTRIIGNEGQIEFSEDNLIMTKKRLPIAPGYGNYDSFFTFTEPVQQEFVKQYDAKYPPETRKAEPVKEVKFEAPKDDDAHAKHFGNFFENVRKGSQGTVEDPVFGFRAAAPVLASNESYFEQKVVYWDPVTMTQKNPTAPASPKKKGAVASAKPVANK; encoded by the coding sequence ATGCAAGCTAACAGACGCAAGTTCATCAAAAGCTTATCGGCGGCTTCGGCACTCGTGGCCACCGAGAGCCTTGCCAAACCATTCGGTTTTCCGGCCTACATTCCCAATCTGATGAAGGTAAGCCCCAACGATAAAATCCGATTTGCGACGATCGGGATGGGTATTCAGGGGAACTATGATACCATGGCCGCCCTACGCAACCCCGATGTCGAACTGGTGGCCGTAGCAGACCTATATACGGGTCGGCTTGAACACGCGAAAACAGCTTTCGGAAAAGATAAGGACCTCTTTACAACCCGCGATCACCGCGAAATTCTGGCTCGCCCGGATATTGACGCCGTACTCGTTGTTACCCCCGATCACTGGCACGATCATATTACTATTGCGGCTCTCAAAGCAGGTAAACACGTGTACTGTGAGAAACCGATGGTACAACACCTGAACGAAGGTAAAGCCGTTATTGATGCCTGGAAAAAGTCGGGCAAAACGATGCAGGTGGGCAGTCAGCGCATTAGTAGTGCTGCCTTTCAGGAAGCTAAACGACTCGTTGAAGCAGGTGATATTGGTGCGATTAACTACATCGAGTCCAACAACGACCGCTTCAACGCCATTGGCGCCTGGAACTATTCGGTTCCACCCGATGCGTCTCCCCAAACAGTTGATTGGGACCGTTTTCTTGGCGATGCGCCCAAACGTCCTTTCGATGCAAACCGATTTTTCCGCTGGCGTAACTACCGTGATTACGGCACGGGCGTTGCAGGCGATTTGTTCATTCACCTCATTACGGGCGTTCACTTCGTCACGAATGCCCTCGGACCAACGCGAATTTTCTCATCCGGAAACCTGGCCTACTGGAAAGAAGGGCGCGATGTGCCCGACGTGATGACAAGCCTGATGGATTACCCAAAAACCGACAAGCACGAAGCGTTCCAGATGGTACTACGGGTGAATTTTGCCAACGCCGGTAAAATCAGCAATGTAACGCGTATCATTGGGAATGAAGGTCAAATCGAGTTTTCTGAAGACAACCTGATCATGACTAAAAAGAGACTCCCCATAGCGCCCGGATATGGCAACTACGACAGTTTCTTCACCTTCACGGAACCCGTTCAACAGGAGTTTGTAAAGCAGTATGATGCCAAATACCCACCTGAAACCCGCAAGGCAGAGCCAGTAAAAGAAGTGAAGTTTGAAGCGCCGAAAGACGATGATGCGCATGCTAAACACTTTGGCAACTTCTTTGAGAATGTTCGGAAAGGAAGCCAGGGAACTGTCGAAGATCCTGTATTCGGCTTCCGGGCAGCGGCCCCCGTGCTGGCCTCCAACGAAAGCTACTTCGAGCAGAAAGTTGTGTATTGGGACCCCGTTACCATGACCCAGAAAAACCCAACAGCTCCAGCTTCACCAAAGAAGAAAGGCGCTGTGGCTTCAGCAAAGCCAGTGGCGAATAAGTAG